The Clostridium botulinum BKT015925 genome includes the window ATACTCTACAAGACCATTTCCAATTACTTCAATTAAATGTATTTATTTTGAATTAATTGGATTTTTTCTATAATTATTTACCTTTAATATAAAGTTATCCACATTATCCACATTTTGTATGTGTATAACTTGTTTATTTTATGTTAATTTCTAATATACTATAATATATTTATGTATATTGTAATTAATTTTTAATCCAAATTTTATTAATTTTATATAACTCACGATAATTTTCAAAAGTTGTCCACAGTTATGTGGACAAAATGTTAATAACTTGTAATTATATAATATTTATTCTTTTTATATTTTCATTAACATTTTTTCATATTATTAATATAATAAAGTATACCAACCTCTGTAATTCCCTTTTTAACCTTTAAAGGTAGATCACATTTAAGTGTATCTACCTTTAAATTTTTCCAAATTTTCTTTATATTATGTTATAATTAATTTACAGAAATTTATTATAGACATAAATTTAATTCTCATCACATTTAATTTATCCATATTTGTATACCTCTTATAAACTGTAATTATATAATTACAGTTTATTTTTTTACATATATTATGTATTATCCATTAATCTTCCCTTATACTATAATTATATATATTTTTTACTTGGAGATGATAATATGAGAATTGGAATGGGCTATGACGTACATAAACTATGTACAAATAGAAAATTAATATTAGGTGGAGTTGAAATTCCTTATGAATTAGGACTTTTGGGGCATTCTGATGCTGATGTTCTTGTACATGCCATAATGGATAGTTTACTTGGTGCAGCTGCCCTTGGTGATATAGGAAAACACTTTCCAGATACAGATAATAAATTCAAGGGAATCTCAAGTTTATTACTTTTAAAAGAAGTACGTAAACTACTAAATGAAAATTCATATAAAATAGTAAATATTGATGCTACTATAATAGCACAAAAACCTAAAATGGCTCCTTATATACCAGAGATGATAAAAAATATCTCTTATGCTCTAAATATTGAAAAAACACAAATCAATATTAAAGCAACTACAGAGGAGGGTCTTGGTTTTACAGGCAAAAGTCTCGGTATATCAAGCCAAAGTATCTGTTTAATAGCTTCAAATTAAAAACACCCATCACAAAACTTGTGATGGGTGTTTTTAATAATTAGTAGTATTTACATAGATTCATTTGGATATTTTAATCATTATATCCTAATGATTTTATATATTTTTATTTTTCATTTTATATTATATTATAGTATAATATTTTTAGTAAGTATTATTTTATACTATAGTATGTAAAAAGGATTATAGTGTATAAATTATACTGTAATCTACAGGAGGTATACATATGTCAAAAATAGATGAGAAGACTTATAAATGTGGCATGGAATTAACTATGGATGTAATAGGTGGCAAATGGAAAACTGTTATTCTGTGGCATTTGAGATCTAAAACTCTTAGATTTAGCCAATTAAAAAGAAGACTTGGAAGTATAACTCAGAAAATGTTAACTCAACAACTTAGAGAATTAGAAGAAGATGGACTAGTTAATAGAACTGTTTATCCTCAAGTTCCTCCCAAAGTAGAATATAGTTTAACAGACTATGGGAAAAGTATAATACCTGTTCTATACTCTATTTACTCTTGGGGTATTGATTATGCAAAAGATTTTGATGTAGATTTAGATATAGATGACTTAATACTTGAAAGAATTAAAAATAGACAAATATAGGATGCCCAAGGCATCCTATATTTGTCTATTATATTCTATTTTCTAACTCATCATCATCTATAGCACTTCTTGTTAATTTTATATTACTAAAATTAGGTTGTTGTGCATCACTAATATTATTATTTATAATTCTATCATTTTTATCACACTTTATGGGCTCTGGTTCTATTGTTGTAATAGCTGAAAACTCATGACTTCCATACATATATCTCATATCCAAAAGTTTCTCATCAATACTTCTATCTCCCTCAAATATAAGACCTTTTAATATTAAATCCTTTATTCTATCACTTCTATCGCCTTCAATATATTTAAGTAGTTCTTTATTAACTATCTTATCCTTTTTTTTGCGTTCTCCTATATATAGAGAAATTTGCATATCCTTTACCCCCTATACTGCTTTTCTCTTCCACTTTCTAATCCCCTGTTTATATAATCCCGATGCATTTTGATTTCTTGTTAAATACATTGCATTCTTAAATTCCTCTTGTAAATATGGCTTTAAAACAGTAGCCCCTCCTCCTGTAAAAATTATATTATCAATAAACGGAAATGCATTTTCCCAAACAGTTCTAATCTCTAGTATAATTTTTCTTGCAAGACTTCTATAAGCCTTTTGAATTACAGGAGTTAAATCATACCCCTTTATATGACCACTAGCAACAATATATTGAATTTGTCCATCAGATACGCTTAAATGCAATTCTTGTTCTATGTAATTCTTAATCCACATATAAGCTATATACATTCCACTATTTTTAGTATCACAAAAATCTGCTAATGGCTCTAATGCATCCACTAAATATAAGTTATGAGTTTTACCTCCAATATCTGAAATAGCATTAACCTTTCTTGCTAAATCTTTATTAGTTAACCCACCACTATTGTCCAAGATAAGATCACATAAAGTACCATGTGGCTGAGCTTTTACTATCAAATCTTCCACCTTTATTATCTTATTCTCAAATTCTTTATCTCCACATAATCTCATTCCAAGATTATGTTGTCTAAGTACCTTTGCTTTCATTTTTTCTACTCTTTCTTTATCTAAACTTGCAACTACAGGAAGTCCCATAACTAATTTAACTCTACTTATAGGCTTTTTATTTAAAAGGCTCAAATGAGTCTTCAAAAGAATATCAAATGAAGTATCATCGTGCTTGTCAGATGCACCATTCCACTGAATATTTCTATCTTGCTTCACAGCACACTCCCCAACTAGAAATTTAGAACCATTTACCTTTACTTCTATTCTGCTTAGCTTGTCTACTTTTCCTTCTTTTAAATCATTATCCTTATTATATGATGGTCTCCATGAGGTTACATAAGAAGGTGTTACGATTATATTTGTATCCTCTGACCTTGATTTAGTATCTGCATATCCATCATCAATTACTTGTACAGCAAAAGAATCTACAATATTATTTCCCTTTGACATTAACTTTTTTCCCCCTTATTTAATCTAGTATAATGGATTATATTATATTGCTTGTCCATTCCATTTTATTCCATTATAGTATATTTCCAAAAATTAGTAAACACCATTTTGTAATTTTTACCATATATTTTGTTTTATAATCTATTTTTAATAAAAAAGGACTATGAAGATTTTACTTCATAGTCCTTTTTTATATTTAATATTTTTACTATTTCTCTTATTCCCAA containing:
- the ispF gene encoding 2-C-methyl-D-erythritol 2,4-cyclodiphosphate synthase; this encodes MRIGMGYDVHKLCTNRKLILGGVEIPYELGLLGHSDADVLVHAIMDSLLGAAALGDIGKHFPDTDNKFKGISSLLLLKEVRKLLNENSYKIVNIDATIIAQKPKMAPYIPEMIKNISYALNIEKTQINIKATTEEGLGFTGKSLGISSQSICLIASN
- a CDS encoding winged helix-turn-helix transcriptional regulator, coding for MSKIDEKTYKCGMELTMDVIGGKWKTVILWHLRSKTLRFSQLKRRLGSITQKMLTQQLRELEEDGLVNRTVYPQVPPKVEYSLTDYGKSIIPVLYSIYSWGIDYAKDFDVDLDIDDLILERIKNRQI
- a CDS encoding ParM/StbA family protein, producing MSKGNNIVDSFAVQVIDDGYADTKSRSEDTNIIVTPSYVTSWRPSYNKDNDLKEGKVDKLSRIEVKVNGSKFLVGECAVKQDRNIQWNGASDKHDDTSFDILLKTHLSLLNKKPISRVKLVMGLPVVASLDKERVEKMKAKVLRQHNLGMRLCGDKEFENKIIKVEDLIVKAQPHGTLCDLILDNSGGLTNKDLARKVNAISDIGGKTHNLYLVDALEPLADFCDTKNSGMYIAYMWIKNYIEQELHLSVSDGQIQYIVASGHIKGYDLTPVIQKAYRSLARKIILEIRTVWENAFPFIDNIIFTGGGATVLKPYLQEEFKNAMYLTRNQNASGLYKQGIRKWKRKAV